A part of Halalkalicoccus subterraneus genomic DNA contains:
- a CDS encoding inorganic diphosphatase, protein YYDDEDPFDVLVLVEDATFPGCVIEARPVALMKMDDDGEQDDKVIAVPVEDPRYDHIEDLEDIPQQTTDEIDEFFSTYKNLEEGKEVETLGWEDREAAYDAIEHAQELYEENF, encoded by the coding sequence TACTACGACGACGAGGACCCCTTCGACGTGCTGGTGCTCGTCGAGGACGCGACGTTTCCCGGCTGTGTCATCGAGGCCCGCCCCGTCGCGCTGATGAAGATGGACGACGACGGCGAGCAGGACGACAAGGTGATCGCCGTGCCGGTCGAGGACCCTCGCTACGATCACATCGAGGACCTCGAGGACATCCCCCAGCAGACGACCGACGAGATCGACGAGTTCTTCTCGACGTACAAGAACCTCGAGGAAGGCAAGGAGGTCGAAACCCTGGGCTGGGAGGACCGCGAGGCCGCCTACGACGCCATCGAGCACGCCCAGGAGCTCTACGAGGAGAACTTC